A part of Haliotis asinina isolate JCU_RB_2024 chromosome 10, JCU_Hal_asi_v2, whole genome shotgun sequence genomic DNA contains:
- the LOC137298338 gene encoding uncharacterized protein, producing MRLLLVSALFVLAACASNMPEVDNTENCVVGTLFTHILHLERSVASLSTELKSMATRQELMKSTLLANISLSLAAQATDVAYSVSLQSDIQQIGEKPFKFDTVDYNQGNAYNKATGMFTAPVSGTYVFWANVMIRSSTYMTIRIMKGSTDIGRGHITGQVHGVAPIITTTYLGQGDQVWMNALIASSTFPLRGDRYSSYGGTLIRAH from the exons ATGCGTTTACTGCTTGTGTCGGCGCTGTTTGTTCTTGCTGCCTGTGCCAGCAACATGCCCGAAGTGGACAACACAGAGAATTGTGTTGTGGGCACTTTGTTCACCCATATTCTTCACCTGGAACGGTCTGTGGCTAGTCTGTCAACAGAACTGAAGTCCATGGCAACAAGGCAAGAATTGATGAAGTCCACTCTGCTCGCTAATATTTCTCTATCACTTG CGGCTCAAGCAACGGACGTGGCCTACAGCGTGTCTCTACAGTCAGACATCCAACAGATTGGTGAAAAACCTTTCAAATTTGACACCGTCGATTACAACCAAGGGAATGCCTACAACAAGGCCACTGGTATGTTCACAGCTCCCGTTTCTGGCACCTACGTCTTCTGGGCAAATGTGATGATAAGATCGAGTACTTACATGACCATCCGCATCATGAAAGGAAGCACGGACATTGGTCGTGGGCATATCACTGGCCAAGTACACGGTGTAGCACCCATCATCACCACTACCTACTTGGGCCAAGGAGACCAGGTCTGGATGAATGCTCTAATCGCTTCGTCCACCTTTCCTCTCCGCGGAGACAGATATTCAAGTTATGGCGGAACACTTATTCGTGCCCATTAA
- the LOC137298686 gene encoding complement C1q tumor necrosis factor-related protein 7-like — translation MMRYLLVLLLFVLAVCAGNLPELNKGENCVVSSLVNHIHQLGRTVANLSTELRSMKSKQEKMQSTLQDKDALLANITRSLATQMTDVAYSVSLQSDIQQIGEKPLTFDTVDYNKGNAYNKTTGMFTAPVSGTYVFWANVMIRSTRRMSIRIMKEHTMIARGYITTHGHGVASIITTTYLGGGDQVWMDALIGSFTIPLRGNKQSSYGGTLIRAQ, via the exons ATGATGCGTTATTTGCTTGTGCTGCTGTTGTTTGTTCTTGCTGTCTGTGCCGGCAACTTGCCAGAATTGAACAAAGGAGAAAATTGTGTTGTGAGCAGTTTGGTCAACCACATTCATCAACTGGGACGGACTGTGGCAAATCTGTCAACAGAACTGAGGTCCATGAAATCAAAGCAGGAAAAAATGCAATCCACCCTACAGGACAAGGACGCACTGCTCGCTAATATTACACGATCCCTTG CGACTCAAATGACTGATGTGGCCTACAGCGTGTCTCTACAGTCAGACATCCAACAGATTGGTGAAAAACCTCTTACATTTGACACCGTCGATTACAACAAGGGCAATGCTTACAACAAGACCACTGGTATGTTCACAGCTCCCGTGTCTGGTACCTACGTCTTCTGGGCAAATGTGATGATAAGATCGACTAGGCGCATGAGCATCCGCATCATGAAAGAACACACAATGATTGCTCGTGGGTATATCACTACCCATGGGCACGGTGTAGCATCCATCATCACCACTACCTACTTGGGCGGAGGAGACCAGGTTTGGATGGATGCTCTAATCGGTTCGTTCACCATTCCTCTCCGCGGAAACAAACAATCAAGTTATGGCGGAACACTCATTCGTGCCCAATAA